From Miscanthus floridulus cultivar M001 chromosome 15, ASM1932011v1, whole genome shotgun sequence, the proteins below share one genomic window:
- the LOC136509203 gene encoding pentatricopeptide repeat-containing protein At3g02330, mitochondrial-like, producing MTATGHVTRSLSTACPGRPTPAQAGFLATATFSHLYQLCAGAGRLALATGQAAHAQMLVSGFVPTTFVSNCLLQMYARCGGAAHARGVFDAMPHRDTVSWNTMLTAFAHAGDTGTAASLFGAMPDPDVVSWNALLSGYCQRGMFWDSVGLSIEMARRGVAPDRTTLAVLLKACGGLDDLALGVQIHALAVKTGLEMDVRAGSALVDMYGKCRSLEDALHFFHGMGERNTVSWGAAIAGCVQNEQYMRGLELFVQMQRLGLGVSQPAYASVFRSYAAITCLSTARQLHAHAIKNEFSSDRVVGTAIVDVYAKADSLVDARRAFFGLPSHTVETCNAMMVGLVRTGLGAEAMQLFQFMTRSGIGFDVVSLSGVFSACAQVKGYFQGLQVHCLAIKSGFDVDVCIRNAILDLYGKCKALVEAYLVFQEMEQRDSVSWNAIIAALEQNECYEDTIAHLNEMLRSGMEPDDFTYGSVLKACAGLQSLEYGSVVHGKAIKSGLGLDAFVSSTVVDMYCKCGMITEAQKLHDRIGGQELVSWNSIISGFSLNKQSEEAQKFFSEMLDMGVKPDHFTYATVLDTCANLATIELGKQIHGQIIKQEMLGDEYISSTLVDMYAKCGNMPDSLLMFEKAQKLDFVSWNAMICGYALHGQGFEALEMFERMQKANVVPNHATFVAVLRACSHVGLLDDGCRYFHLMTSRYKLEPQLEHFACMVDILGRSKGPQEALKFIRSMPLEADAVIWKTLLSICKIRQDVEVAETAASNVLRLDPDDSSVYILLSNVYAESGKWVDVSRTRRLMRQGRLKKEPGCSWIEVQSEMHGFLVDDKVHPRSREVYEMLNNLICEMKLSGYEPASALFAEVDEEGSTSEQDDLVGVVGD from the coding sequence ATGACCGCCACCGGCCACGTCACACGCTCCCTGAGCACGGCATGCCCCGGCCGCCCTACGCCCGCTCAGGCGGGGTTCCTCGCCACCGCCACCTTCTCCCACCTCTACCAGCTATGCGCCGGCGCCGGGCGCTTGGCCCTCGCCACGGGCCAGGCTGCGCACGCGCAGATGCTCGTGTCCGGGTTCGTGCCCACCACGTTCGTCTCCAACTGCCTCCTCCAGATGTATGCTCGGTGCGGGGGCGCCGCCCATGCACGCGGGGTGTTCGACGCGATGCCCCACCGGGACACAGTCTCGTGGAACACCATGCTCACGGCGTTCGCTCACGCGGGTGACACCGGCACGGCCGCGTCCCTCTTTGGTGCGATGCCGGATCCGGATGTTGTGTCCTGGAACGCTTTGCTCTCGGGCTACTGCCAGCGCGGCATGTTCTGGGACTCGGTGGGCCTGTCTATTGAGATGGCTCGCCGTGGTGTCGCCCCCGACAGGACGACGCTCGCTGTCCTGCTCAAGGCATGCGGTGGCTTGGACGACCTGGCGCTTGGTGTTCAGATCCATGCGCTGGCGGTGAAGACGGGCCTGGAGATGGATGTCCGAGCAGGGAGCGCTCTCGTCGACATGTATGGCAAGTGCAGGAGTTTGGAAGACGCGCTTCACTTCTTCCATGGAATGGGTGAGAGGAATACGGTCTCGTGGGGTGCGGCGATCGCTGGATGTGTTCAGAATGAGCAATACATGCGGGGGCTGGAACTGTTCGTGCAGATGCAGAGGTTGGGACTTGGGGTCAGCCAGCCAGCTTATGCCAGTGTCTTTAGATCCTATGCAGCGATCACATGTCTGAGCACTGCTAGGCAGTTACATGCACATGCCATAAAGAATGAGTTTAGTTCTGACCGTGTTGTTGGGACAGCAATCGTGGACGTGTATGCGAAGGCTGACAGCTTGGTTGATGCTAGAAGGGCATTCTTTGGTTTGCCTAGCCATACTGTGGAGACATGCAATGCCATGATGGTGGGGCTTGTGCGCACAGGGCTAGGAGCTGAGGCCATGCAACTGTTTCAATTCATGACCAGGTCTGGTATTGGTTTTGATGTAGTTAGTTTGTCAGGTGTTTTCAGTGCTTGTGCTCAGGTTAAGGGGTACTTTCAAGGGTTGCAAGTCCACTGCTTAGCGATTAAATCAGGTTTTGATGTGGATGTTTGTATCAGAAATGCAATTCTGGATCTATATGGGAAGTGCAAAGCATTAGTAGAAGCATACCTTGTATTCCAGGAGATGGAGCAAAGAGATTCGGTGTCTTGGAACGCTATTATTGCAGCTCTCGAGCAAAATGAGTGTTATGAGGATACTATAGCTCATCTAAATGAAATGCTGCGCTCTGGTATGGAGCCTGATGATTTCACGTACGGTAGTGTTCTTAAGGCTTGTGCAGGTCTACAATCTTTGGAATATGGGTCGGTGGTTCATGGCAAAGCTATCAAGTCTGGACTTGGTTTAGATGCTTTTGTTTCAAGCACTGTTGTTGACATGTACTGCAAATGTGGCATGATCACAGAGGCTCAGAAACTTCATGACAGAATTGGGGGGCAAGAACTTGTTTCATGGAACTCTATCATATCAGGATTTTCACTCAACAAACAGAGTGAAGAAGCACAAAAGTTCTTCTCGGAGATGCTAGATATGGGTGTAAAGCCTGATCATTTTACTTATGCTACTGTTCTTGATACTTGTGCTAATCTGGCTACCATTGAGTTAGGGAAACAGATCCATGGTCAGATTATCAAACAGGAAATGCTTGGAGACGAATATATCTCTAGCACTCTTGTAGACATGTATGCCAAGTGTGGGAACATGCCAGACTCACTGCTAATGTTCGAGAAGGCGCAGAAACTGGATTTTGTATCATGGAACGCTATGATATGTGGCTATGCGCTCCATGGCCAGGGATTTGAAGCCCTAGAGATGTTTGAGAGGATGCAGAAAGCAAATGTTGTGCCAAACCATGCAACTTTTGTTGCAGTTCTGCGGGCGTGCAGCCATGTTGGTCTGCTAGATGATGGATGCCGGTATTTCCATCTGATGACTAGCCGCTACAAATTGGAACCTCAACTGGAACACTTCGCTTGCATGGTGGATATACTAGGACGCTCAAAGGGCCCACAGGAAGCCCTAAAATTTATCAGAAGCATGCCTCTTGAAGCAGATGCTGTCATATGGAAGACTCTGCTAAGCATTTGCAAGATCCGTCAAGATGTTGAAGTGGCTGAAACTGCTGCTAGCAATGTTCTACGGCTAGATCCAGATGATTCATCAGTTTACATTCTTCTGTCTAATGTATACGCTGAATCAGGGAAATGGGTTGATGTTTCAAGGACTAGAAGGCTAATGAGGCAGGGAAGGCTGAAAAAGGAACCTGGTTGTAGCTGGATTGAGGTGCAATCCGAGATGCATGGTTTCCTTGTGGACGATAAGGTCCATCCCAGATCAAGGGAGGTGTATGAGATGTTGAATAATTTGATTTGTGAGATGAAACTCTCTGGATATGAGCCTGCATCAGCGTTGTTTGCTGAGGTTGATGAAGAGGGGAGCACATCTGAGCAAGATGACTTGGTTGGAGTCGTTGGTGATTAA